Proteins from one Amycolatopsis benzoatilytica AK 16/65 genomic window:
- a CDS encoding MarR family winged helix-turn-helix transcriptional regulator — protein MADEIDAEKTAAALRRAVSQVKRRMRNSRTDDLSAAESSVLSRLDRNGPDNIAGLARWDQVTPQTMGATVAALEARGFIERRPDPADGRRFLLSLTPAGVRQLHDIRDAATDKIAAALREHLSPEEIRLIRDAAPLIERVAQYL, from the coding sequence ATGGCGGATGAGATCGACGCGGAGAAGACGGCGGCTGCGTTGCGCCGAGCCGTGAGCCAGGTGAAGCGGCGCATGCGCAATAGCCGCACCGATGATCTCAGCGCGGCGGAGTCGTCGGTGCTTTCCCGTCTGGACCGCAATGGTCCGGACAACATTGCCGGCCTTGCCCGGTGGGACCAGGTGACTCCGCAGACGATGGGAGCCACGGTCGCCGCGCTCGAGGCGCGGGGATTCATCGAACGGCGCCCGGACCCGGCCGACGGTCGCCGGTTCCTGCTCTCGCTGACTCCGGCCGGGGTACGCCAGCTGCACGACATCCGCGATGCCGCGACCGACAAGATCGCGGCTGCTCTGCGCGAGCACCTGAGCCCGGAGGAGATCCGGCTCATCCGCGATGCGGCGCCGCTGATCGAGCGCGTCGCGCAGTACCTCTAA
- a CDS encoding MFS transporter has translation MSGSMTASAEVPSKPFDWRFTTPLYIGSALNPINSSLIATALVPIAAGVHVSIGQTAALVSALYLASAIAQPTAGKAAEVFGPRRVFLTGILLVLAGGIVGGLAPGLPALIVSRVLIGLGTSCAYPTAMVLIRRRASAAGLEKPPGGVLGGLMIAGVATASLGLPVGGVLVQFLGWRSVFLVNVPVALVALVATLIWVPGDGTTERRTARRIASDLDLTGIVGFALAMTSLLLFLSGLPTPNWALLAATVVLWALEIWWELRAKSPFFDVLLLGRNAALTRTLVRFGLVMLCGYVVLYGITQWLEASQGMSELGAGLLLIPMTVVSGLVIVPFSRRNLVRGPIVGAAVACIAAAISALFLPTPAWLAITLAVTILLGFAQGAASSNQLALYSQATAEQLGTASGLMRSFGYLGSIASSAVTGIVYRTSVTDTGVATIAWIMVGCSLVLLGISIFDRTLGRTAAPTA, from the coding sequence ATGTCTGGTTCTATGACGGCCTCGGCCGAGGTGCCGAGCAAGCCGTTCGACTGGCGGTTCACCACACCCCTGTACATCGGCTCGGCCCTGAACCCGATCAACAGCTCTCTGATAGCTACGGCGTTGGTGCCGATCGCGGCCGGCGTGCACGTCTCGATCGGCCAGACGGCCGCGCTGGTGTCCGCGCTCTACCTCGCCAGCGCGATCGCGCAGCCCACCGCGGGAAAAGCGGCCGAGGTCTTCGGGCCGCGGCGCGTGTTCCTCACCGGTATCCTCTTGGTCCTGGCCGGCGGGATCGTCGGAGGTCTCGCCCCCGGGCTGCCGGCGTTGATCGTCAGCCGGGTGCTGATCGGCCTTGGCACTTCGTGCGCTTACCCGACCGCGATGGTCCTGATCCGCCGCCGAGCCAGCGCGGCCGGGCTGGAGAAGCCGCCGGGCGGCGTGCTTGGCGGCCTCATGATCGCCGGCGTCGCCACTGCCTCCCTGGGGCTCCCGGTCGGGGGCGTGCTCGTGCAGTTCCTCGGCTGGCGATCGGTGTTCCTCGTCAACGTGCCGGTCGCGCTCGTCGCACTCGTCGCGACCCTGATCTGGGTGCCCGGCGACGGAACCACCGAACGGCGCACCGCCCGCCGGATCGCCTCCGATCTGGACCTGACGGGGATCGTCGGATTCGCCCTGGCGATGACGAGCCTGCTGCTCTTCCTCTCCGGCCTCCCCACGCCGAACTGGGCTCTGCTGGCCGCCACGGTCGTGCTCTGGGCGCTCGAGATCTGGTGGGAGCTGCGCGCGAAGTCCCCCTTCTTCGACGTGCTCCTCCTCGGCCGCAACGCCGCACTCACCCGCACCCTCGTCCGTTTCGGGCTCGTCATGCTCTGCGGCTACGTCGTCCTCTACGGCATCACCCAGTGGCTGGAAGCGTCCCAGGGCATGTCCGAGCTCGGCGCGGGCCTCCTGCTGATCCCGATGACCGTCGTCTCCGGCCTCGTCATCGTGCCGTTCTCGCGCCGCAACCTGGTGCGCGGCCCGATCGTCGGCGCCGCCGTCGCCTGCATCGCCGCTGCGATCAGCGCCCTCTTCCTGCCCACCCCCGCCTGGCTCGCGATCACTCTCGCGGTCACGATCCTGCTCGGCTTCGCGCAGGGCGCAGCCAGCAGCAACCAGCTCGCCCTCTACAGCCAGGCGACCGCCGAACAGCTCGGCACGGCATCCGGCCTGATGCGCTCCTTCGGCTACCTCGGCTCCATCGCCTCCTCCGCCGTCACCGGGATCGTCTACCGCACCTCCGTGACCGACACCGGGGTCGCGACCATCGCCTGGATCATGGTCGGCTGCAGCCTCGTCCTCCTCGGCATCTCGATCTTCGACCGCACGCTCGGCCGGACCGCCGCCCCGACCGCCTGA